GCCGCAGAACAGGGCGAGGATTTGGTTGGTCTGCATAGGTGTCTCTCGAAGGAATTCATCCGCAGGGGGGTCGCCAGGCCGGCTTCCCTGCCGGAACACGCGCCGGCCGGTAGCCCAGGGCTACCGGCCGGTTCAGGGCTCGAGCCCGCCCCTTACTTCAGGTCGGCCAGTTCGAGTGACTCGTGGTCGGCCACTGCCTGGCGTGCCTGCTCGCGCATTTCCTCGGGGGCCGGGATCAGGCCGATGCCCTTGAGGTAGCCGAGATCGCCGATCATCTGCTCGCTCATGAACATGTTGGCATACTCGTACATGGCCGGGACCTCGTCGGCGTGCTGATTCTTCACGTAGAAGAACAGCGAGCGGGACACCGGGTACTCGCCGCTGCCGATGGCCTCCGGCGTGGGCTCGACGCCATCGACGCTGGAGCCGATCAGGGTATCGGCGTTCTCCTCGAGGAAGGAGTAGCCGAAGATGCCGAAGGCGTCGGTGTTCTCGGCCAGGCGCTGGACGATCAGGTTGTCGTTCTCGCCGGCGTCGATGAAGGCGCCATCGGCACGGATATCGGTATAGCCCTCGTCGCCGTAGGCCTCCATGTCCTCGGAGGCCGCTTCCATCACCAGCTCCTCGAAGGCATCACGGGTCCCGGAGGTGGTGGGCGGGCCGTAGACGGCGATCTCGCGATCCGGCAGGGAGGCGTCGATGTCGCTCCACTGGGTGTAGGGGTTGTCGACCAGCTCGCCGTCCACCGGCACCTGGGCGGCCAGGGCCAGGAACAACTGCTCGCGGGTCACGTCCATGGCCTCGTTGGCGCTGGACTGGGCGAAGGCGATGCCGTCGTAGCCGACGAAGGCCTCGGTGATGTCGGTCACGCCGTTCTCGGCACAACGCTCGAACTCGGAGGGCTTCATGCGGCGCGAGGCGTTGGTGATGTTCGGGGTGTCCTCACCGACACCGTTGCAGAACAGCCGCAGGCCACCGCCGGAACCGGTGGACTCGATGACCGGCGTCGGGTAATCGGTAGTGGCGCCGAACTCCTCGGCCACGTAGCTGGCGAACGGGTAGACGGTGCTGGATCCCACGATGCGAACCTGGTCGCGGGCCTGGGCGACACCGGCCACGCCCATGACGGCGGCAGCGATGACGGTGGTCTTGAGGATGCGGTTCATGGAGAGAGCTCCTGTTGAGAGAAGTGTTCGTCCTTCGCGAGTCACAAGATGCCCCACGAAAATGACAGCTTCATGACAGCGAGCGCCCTCCCCCCGTCAGCCCCCCCCCCTCGGCCCTCTCGACCGGCGAGGACGAGCCCCGGCCGGCGCGCCCCGCCAGCCCGCGCAGGGCCAGGTTGCCGGCCAGTGACACGACCAGCATGGTCAGTACCATGGGCCAGGCACTATCGATCTCGAAGCCACTCACCACCACGCCGGCCAGGGCCCCGCAGGTGAACTGGATACTGCCCAGCAGCGCCGTGGCGGTGGCGCTCATGTGGCTGAAGTGCTCGAGCAGCGAGGCGATGGCATTGGGGATGATCAGGCCCACCATGCCCATGAACAGCATGATCAGCGGCACCACCGTGACCAGCGAGTCGAGTCCGGTGGCCACCAGCGCCACCAGGGACAGCGCCACGACGAACTGCACGCCGAGACCCAGACGCATGTTCTGCTGGGGCGCGCGCCGGCGCAGCAGGCGGATGTTGACGCGATTCGAGGCGGCCATGACCACCACGTTGACCCCGAAGACCACGGGGTACATCGCCGGCGACACGCCATAGTGGGTCATGTACAGGAACGGCGAGGCGGTGATGAAGGCGAACATGCCGGCGAAGGTCGCGGCCACGGCGAGCACATAGCCCATTCCCTCGCGGTGGCGCAGCACGCTGGCGTAGTTGCGCAGCACCTG
The Halomonas sp. M4R1S46 DNA segment above includes these coding regions:
- a CDS encoding PstS family phosphate ABC transporter substrate-binding protein, whose translation is MNRILKTTVIAAAVMGVAGVAQARDQVRIVGSSTVYPFASYVAEEFGATTDYPTPVIESTGSGGGLRLFCNGVGEDTPNITNASRRMKPSEFERCAENGVTDITEAFVGYDGIAFAQSSANEAMDVTREQLFLALAAQVPVDGELVDNPYTQWSDIDASLPDREIAVYGPPTTSGTRDAFEELVMEAASEDMEAYGDEGYTDIRADGAFIDAGENDNLIVQRLAENTDAFGIFGYSFLEENADTLIGSSVDGVEPTPEAIGSGEYPVSRSLFFYVKNQHADEVPAMYEYANMFMSEQMIGDLGYLKGIGLIPAPEEMREQARQAVADHESLELADLK
- a CDS encoding Bcr/CflA family multidrug efflux MFS transporter, producing the protein MTLDARRVALLVAANTALAPFAIDAYLPAMPALAEAVGASIHHTELSISVFLFGFALGQLIGGPLSDRLGRKPVLLGGLVIFLLASLMLTTVDSLAELLAWRLVQALGGGACVVNSAAIVRDCFSGREAAKVMSTMAMIMMLAPLAAPAVGSGLLYLADWWLIFVFLAVYAAFLLWLMGTRLPETRAADAPMASPRQVLRNYASVLRHREGMGYVLAVAATFAGMFAFITASPFLYMTHYGVSPAMYPVVFGVNVVVMAASNRVNIRLLRRRAPQQNMRLGLGVQFVVALSLVALVATGLDSLVTVVPLIMLFMGMVGLIIPNAIASLLEHFSHMSATATALLGSIQFTCGALAGVVVSGFEIDSAWPMVLTMLVVSLAGNLALRGLAGRAGRGSSSPVERAEGGGLTGGGRSLS